In one window of Laspinema palackyanum D2c DNA:
- a CDS encoding chromophore lyase CpcT/CpeT translates to MTHSTDILTLARWMASDFSNFDQAIENPPFFAHIRVCMRPLPYEFLDGVSLYLEQAYDFMLNEPYRVRVLKLVPKGDRIEIENYKVQDEASFYGSARDRHLLQSLTPDKLEKIAGSTFITEWTGSKFQGEVEPGKSCIVVRKNRTTYLDSRFEIDENVFISHDRGLDPDTDEHVWGSVAGPFVFNKRVASFADEVVVN, encoded by the coding sequence ATGACTCATTCCACTGATATTCTGACTTTGGCGCGTTGGATGGCGTCGGACTTTAGCAATTTTGACCAGGCGATCGAGAATCCGCCGTTTTTTGCCCATATTCGGGTCTGTATGCGGCCCCTGCCTTATGAGTTCCTCGATGGGGTCAGTCTGTATTTAGAGCAGGCTTATGATTTTATGCTCAATGAGCCCTATCGGGTGCGGGTGTTGAAGTTGGTCCCAAAGGGCGATCGCATTGAAATCGAAAACTACAAGGTCCAGGATGAGGCATCTTTCTACGGATCCGCCCGCGATCGCCATCTCCTGCAATCCCTCACCCCAGACAAGCTCGAAAAAATTGCCGGTTCTACCTTCATTACGGAATGGACTGGATCCAAATTTCAGGGCGAGGTGGAACCTGGAAAAAGCTGCATTGTGGTTCGTAAGAATCGCACTACCTATCTGGATAGTCGGTTTGAAATTGATGAAAATGTCTTTATCAGTCACGATCGCGGACTGGACCCCGATACCGATGAGCACGTCTGGGGTTCCGTTGCCGGTCCTTTTGTGTTTAACAAGCGGGTTGCGAGTTTTGCCGATGAGGTGGTGGTGAATTGA
- a CDS encoding 6-carboxytetrahydropterin synthase has protein sequence MSMIYITRRVTFSASHRLHSDALSDEENRRVFGKCNNPNGHGHNYALKVTVRGEVNPETGIVLNFFDLQDAIDAAILEEVDHKHINLDVPAFKGINPTAENMVVVFWNMLEPKLPPGMLYEMQLYETDNDHVTYRGT, from the coding sequence ATGTCGATGATTTATATCACCCGTCGAGTCACTTTTTCCGCCTCTCATCGTCTCCACAGCGATGCCTTATCCGATGAAGAAAATCGCCGAGTATTTGGCAAATGCAACAATCCTAATGGTCATGGTCATAACTATGCATTAAAAGTGACAGTTCGTGGAGAAGTCAATCCCGAAACCGGGATTGTTTTGAATTTCTTTGACCTTCAAGATGCCATTGATGCCGCAATTCTGGAGGAGGTCGATCACAAGCATATTAATTTAGATGTCCCTGCTTTCAAAGGCATCAATCCCACCGCTGAGAATATGGTCGTGGTCTTTTGGAATATGCTAGAACCCAAGCTACCCCCTGGAATGCTCTATGAAATGCAGTTGTATGAAACCGACAATGATCATGTGACCTATCGGGGCACTTAG
- a CDS encoding glycosyltransferase — MRIALFTETFYPKVDGIVTRLCRTVEQLQRAGDQVLVFSPDYGITEYKGAEVYGVTGYPLPLYPELKLAFPTPSLRRKLEDFQPDLIHVVNPAVLGVGGIYYAKSLKIPLVASYHTHLPKYLQHYGLGVLEPLLWELLKAAHNQAELNLCTSMAMVEELRNHDIERVDLWQRGVDTELFQPHLASREMRSRLSQGHPDSPLLLYVGRLGAEKEIDRIKPVLEAIPDARLALVGDGPTRQQLEQHFAGTPTHFVGYLHGEELASAFASADAFIFPSRTETLGLVLLEAMAAGCPVVAAARGGILDIVTDGVNGYLFDPDEENGAIAATQRLLANQIERQSLRQNARKEAEQWGWQAATAQLRRYYQTILGSGRLPLAA; from the coding sequence ATGAGAATTGCACTTTTTACCGAAACCTTTTATCCCAAAGTTGATGGCATCGTCACCCGACTTTGCCGCACTGTCGAACAACTGCAACGTGCAGGAGATCAAGTCCTCGTCTTTTCTCCAGACTACGGCATTACTGAATACAAAGGAGCCGAAGTTTACGGCGTCACCGGGTATCCCTTACCCCTCTATCCCGAACTGAAATTAGCCTTTCCCACGCCATCCTTACGGCGCAAACTTGAAGATTTTCAACCGGATTTAATTCATGTGGTCAACCCGGCTGTTTTAGGAGTCGGGGGAATTTATTACGCTAAAAGTCTGAAAATTCCCTTAGTTGCTTCTTACCATACCCACCTCCCCAAATATTTGCAACATTATGGGTTAGGAGTGCTAGAACCCCTGCTGTGGGAATTGCTGAAAGCGGCTCATAATCAAGCGGAATTGAACCTCTGCACCTCAATGGCAATGGTGGAAGAATTGCGAAATCATGACATTGAACGGGTGGATTTGTGGCAGCGTGGGGTGGATACGGAGTTATTTCAACCTCATTTAGCCAGTCGAGAAATGCGGAGTCGCCTGAGTCAAGGACATCCCGACAGTCCCCTGCTGCTGTATGTGGGACGACTCGGTGCCGAGAAAGAAATCGATCGCATTAAACCCGTCCTAGAAGCGATTCCCGATGCCAGATTAGCCTTAGTCGGTGATGGACCCACCCGGCAACAACTGGAACAGCATTTTGCCGGGACTCCCACCCATTTTGTCGGCTATTTACACGGAGAAGAATTAGCCAGCGCCTTTGCTTCAGCCGATGCCTTTATTTTTCCTTCCCGAACAGAAACTCTAGGGTTAGTGCTGTTAGAAGCAATGGCAGCCGGTTGTCCCGTGGTTGCTGCTGCCAGAGGTGGCATTTTGGATATTGTTACCGATGGGGTTAACGGATACTTGTTTGATCCCGATGAGGAGAACGGTGCGATCGCCGCCACCCAACGCCTCCTCGCCAACCAAATCGAACGCCAGTCCCTCCGCCAAAATGCTCGCAAAGAAGCAGAACAATGGGGATGGCAAGCGGCAACCGCGCAATTGCGACGCTATTACCAAACCATCCTAGGTTCCGGTCGTTTACCCCTAGCTGCCTGA
- a CDS encoding ABC transporter permease, with amino-acid sequence MNKDIALILAKLKKNKLLSLDTIAPIVVGILVLSAWEIGVEVTETPIYLLPKPSDIFQALIKDWPILFPALLITLKITVVAFITAAISGLMIAVLMSQSKWIEKSLYPYAIVLQTTPIVAIAPLIIIWFKDYTFGALVTCAWIVAFFPIISNTTFGLNSLDPNLRDLFILYKASRWQTLWYLRLPSALPYFLSGLRISGGLSLIGAVVAEFVAGTGGTDSGIAYQMLIAGYNLQIPRMFAALFLVTMLGILIFILLSRISDWVLGEWHEGSVKRDT; translated from the coding sequence ATGAACAAAGATATCGCCTTAATTTTAGCAAAACTGAAGAAAAATAAGTTATTATCTTTGGATACCATTGCCCCGATTGTAGTGGGAATTCTGGTGCTATCCGCTTGGGAAATTGGGGTGGAAGTCACCGAAACTCCCATTTATTTATTGCCGAAACCTTCGGATATTTTTCAGGCTTTAATTAAGGATTGGCCGATTCTGTTTCCCGCGTTGCTCATTACCTTAAAAATTACGGTAGTAGCCTTTATCACTGCGGCAATTTCTGGGTTAATGATTGCGGTGTTGATGTCTCAAAGTAAGTGGATTGAGAAAAGTCTGTATCCTTATGCGATTGTTTTACAGACTACTCCTATTGTGGCGATCGCACCTTTAATTATTATCTGGTTTAAAGACTATACCTTTGGCGCATTGGTGACTTGTGCCTGGATTGTCGCCTTTTTCCCGATTATTTCTAATACCACCTTTGGCTTAAATAGTCTCGACCCCAATTTACGAGATTTATTTATCCTCTATAAAGCCTCCCGTTGGCAAACCCTCTGGTATTTGAGACTCCCCAGTGCCTTACCCTATTTTTTATCAGGATTGCGGATTAGCGGGGGATTATCCTTAATTGGTGCTGTGGTGGCAGAATTTGTCGCCGGGACTGGCGGTACCGATTCCGGGATTGCCTATCAAATGCTAATTGCCGGTTACAATTTACAAATTCCCCGAATGTTTGCCGCCTTATTCCTGGTGACAATGCTGGGTATTTTGATTTTTATTCTGTTATCAAGAATATCAGATTGGGTTTTAGGGGAATGGCATGAAGGGTCAGTTAAACGGGATACTTAA
- a CDS encoding NAD-dependent epimerase/dehydratase family protein, with translation MRVLVIGGDGYCGWATALYLSNHGYDVAILDSLVRRHWDMQLCVETLTPIAPIQQRLQRWRDLTGKSIDLFVGDITDYAFLSKALHQFEPDTIVHFGEQRSAPFSMIDRDHAVLTQVNNVVGTLNLLYAMKEDFPDCHLVKLGTMGEYGTPNIDIEEGYITIEHNGRKDTLPYPKQPGSFYHLSKVHDSHNIQFACKIWGLRATDLNQGVVYGVLTEETGMDEMLINRLDYDGVFGTALNRFCIQAAVGHPLTVYGKGGQTRGFLDIRDTVRCMELAIANPAEAGQFRVFNQFTELFNIGELASKVKQAGIAMGLNIEIDHLENPRVELEEHYFNAKNTKLLDLGLQPHYLSDSLLDSLLNFAVKYQNRIDKNQILPKVSWRR, from the coding sequence ATGAGAGTCCTGGTTATTGGCGGTGACGGCTATTGCGGTTGGGCAACTGCGCTTTACCTATCCAATCACGGTTACGATGTCGCAATTTTAGATAGTTTGGTGCGTCGGCACTGGGATATGCAACTCTGCGTTGAAACCCTAACACCGATCGCCCCGATTCAGCAACGATTGCAGCGTTGGCGCGATCTAACTGGTAAATCTATTGATCTGTTCGTTGGGGATATCACTGATTACGCTTTCTTAAGTAAGGCCCTCCATCAGTTTGAGCCCGATACCATTGTTCACTTTGGTGAGCAGCGATCGGCCCCCTTTTCGATGATTGATCGTGACCATGCGGTTCTCACTCAAGTGAATAACGTGGTGGGAACCCTGAATCTGCTTTACGCCATGAAGGAAGATTTCCCTGACTGCCATCTGGTCAAGTTAGGCACAATGGGCGAATATGGCACACCAAATATCGATATTGAAGAAGGCTATATCACCATTGAGCATAACGGGCGCAAAGATACCCTCCCCTATCCGAAGCAACCGGGAAGTTTCTATCACTTAAGTAAGGTTCACGATAGTCACAATATCCAGTTTGCTTGCAAAATTTGGGGCCTGCGTGCTACGGACTTAAACCAAGGGGTCGTCTATGGGGTCCTGACGGAAGAAACCGGCATGGATGAGATGCTGATCAACCGTCTCGATTACGATGGCGTGTTTGGAACAGCACTCAATCGCTTCTGCATTCAAGCGGCAGTGGGTCATCCCCTGACGGTGTATGGCAAAGGCGGACAAACCCGAGGATTTTTGGATATTCGCGACACGGTGCGCTGTATGGAACTGGCGATCGCCAACCCAGCAGAAGCGGGTCAATTCCGTGTCTTTAACCAATTTACCGAACTATTCAACATCGGTGAACTGGCATCGAAGGTGAAACAAGCTGGAATTGCAATGGGACTGAACATCGAGATTGACCATCTGGAGAACCCCAGAGTTGAACTCGAAGAACATTACTTTAATGCCAAAAATACCAAACTGCTGGATTTAGGTTTACAACCCCATTATCTATCCGATTCCCTACTCGATTCTCTGCTGAATTTCGCCGTTAAATACCAGAACCGAATCGACAAAAACCAGATTCTACCTAAAGTATCTTGGCGACGTTAA
- a CDS encoding GAF domain-containing protein, with product MTFSGTGSVLAALTRVGRMGELTRRVKDMQVGEFVCILDFITAEFQQCLLAIDLINNEALEILLEQLLDAFTLKISQILQAEKTTIFLIDQEKEQLWSKISQDETGKSTEIRLPIHIGILGHVACNGESVNIADVRHHPLFQAEVDEPPGCDPRNLLCEPIFSSKDTDRVVAVVQVLNKMGEVPFNREDQLQFAGFASSIAIILESCQSFYVAARNQRGVSALLEATTTLGQSLDLETTLRAVMDRAKDLMQADRSTLFLLSKETDELWTKVAKADGKTMVEIRIPANRGIAGYVASTGQTLNIHDAYLDPRFDPTTDRKTGYQTSTILCMPVYNASGELIGVTQLINKQKGSFNSSDEAFLRAFNAQAGIALQNAQLFESVLLEKQYQKDILESLSDAVISTNMDGKIVTINEAALELLGCPIQKEDRKQSDRQFQIQRENKQKLLLWQQKLQGRYVWEVVPIEHLRFRLEDALRNAARHFVPEQSLTIGLVKLDETNMESAILVIGDRNNPEFYIPWNEPDENVIKYPKSQVKEIERSLNLTVNPLTNPEGGVRGGLVVLEDISREKRMKTTMYRYMTPGVAERVMALGEDALMVGERKEVTILFSDIRGYTTLTENLEAAEVVSLLNNYFETMVEAVFNCDGTLDKFIGDALMAVFGAPLPLKEHAWKAVQSALDMRRRLDEFNRQQKEHNIRIGIGISSGEVVSGNIGSQKRMDYTVIGDGVNLSARLESVTKEYKCDIIISEFTYQLCSDRIWVRELDKIRVKGKNQAVGIYELIGDRQTPLDAAKQKFLDFYSAGRAAYISKNFLESITLFQSAGAIYPEDQAVKIHIQRAEDYIKTPPPEDWDGVHTMTTK from the coding sequence ATGACATTTTCAGGCACTGGTAGCGTTCTAGCGGCTTTAACTCGGGTGGGTCGCATGGGGGAGTTGACCCGGCGGGTCAAGGATATGCAGGTTGGCGAATTTGTCTGCATCCTTGATTTTATTACGGCAGAATTTCAGCAATGTCTGCTGGCGATCGATCTGATTAATAATGAAGCGCTCGAAATTCTGTTAGAACAACTCCTCGATGCCTTCACCCTCAAAATTAGTCAAATCCTGCAAGCAGAAAAGACGACTATTTTTTTAATTGACCAAGAGAAAGAGCAACTCTGGTCAAAAATTAGCCAGGATGAAACCGGGAAAAGTACCGAAATCCGCTTACCCATCCATATCGGCATTCTCGGTCATGTTGCCTGCAATGGGGAAAGTGTCAATATTGCCGATGTTCGTCATCATCCTTTATTTCAAGCGGAAGTGGATGAACCCCCGGGATGTGACCCGCGAAATCTTCTCTGTGAACCGATTTTTAGCAGCAAAGATACCGATCGCGTGGTAGCGGTGGTCCAGGTCCTCAATAAAATGGGGGAGGTTCCGTTCAACCGCGAGGATCAGCTTCAATTTGCCGGGTTTGCCTCTTCTATTGCAATTATTCTGGAAAGTTGTCAATCGTTTTATGTCGCGGCGAGAAATCAACGCGGGGTGAGTGCGTTACTGGAAGCAACGACGACTTTAGGTCAAAGTCTGGACCTGGAAACGACGTTACGCGCTGTGATGGACCGCGCCAAGGATTTAATGCAGGCCGATCGCAGTACCCTATTTTTACTCAGCAAGGAAACTGACGAACTCTGGACGAAAGTCGCCAAGGCAGATGGCAAAACAATGGTGGAAATTCGGATTCCGGCAAATCGTGGCATTGCCGGTTATGTCGCCTCTACGGGTCAAACACTAAATATTCATGATGCCTATCTGGACCCGAGGTTTGACCCCACGACGGACCGGAAAACGGGATACCAAACCTCTACGATTCTTTGTATGCCAGTTTATAATGCCTCGGGGGAATTAATCGGGGTGACGCAACTGATTAATAAACAGAAGGGGAGTTTTAATTCCTCCGATGAAGCGTTTTTGCGCGCGTTTAATGCTCAAGCGGGAATTGCTTTGCAAAACGCACAATTGTTTGAGAGTGTTTTGCTGGAGAAGCAATATCAAAAAGATATTTTAGAAAGCCTTTCCGATGCGGTGATTTCCACCAATATGGATGGGAAAATTGTCACGATTAATGAGGCGGCGCTAGAGTTGCTGGGATGTCCGATTCAGAAGGAGGACCGCAAACAGAGCGATCGCCAGTTTCAGATTCAGCGGGAAAATAAGCAAAAACTGCTGCTATGGCAGCAAAAGTTACAAGGTCGCTATGTTTGGGAAGTGGTTCCCATCGAACATCTGAGATTTCGCTTAGAGGATGCATTACGAAATGCGGCAAGGCATTTTGTCCCGGAACAAAGTCTGACCATTGGGTTAGTCAAGTTGGATGAAACGAATATGGAAAGTGCGATTTTGGTGATAGGCGATCGCAACAATCCTGAGTTTTACATCCCCTGGAATGAGCCGGATGAAAATGTCATAAAATACCCCAAAAGTCAAGTCAAAGAAATCGAACGCAGTCTCAACCTCACGGTGAATCCTTTAACCAACCCAGAAGGGGGAGTCCGGGGTGGATTAGTCGTTTTAGAAGACATAAGTCGCGAAAAACGGATGAAAACCACCATGTATCGCTACATGACTCCCGGGGTCGCGGAACGAGTCATGGCATTGGGGGAAGATGCCTTAATGGTGGGGGAACGCAAAGAAGTTACTATTCTATTCTCGGATATTCGCGGTTATACAACCCTGACGGAAAACCTAGAAGCGGCAGAAGTCGTCTCGCTTTTGAATAACTATTTCGAGACGATGGTAGAAGCAGTTTTTAACTGTGACGGAACGTTAGATAAATTTATTGGTGATGCGCTAATGGCCGTATTTGGCGCACCATTACCCCTGAAAGAACACGCTTGGAAGGCGGTACAATCGGCCTTAGATATGCGTCGGCGTTTAGATGAATTTAATCGTCAGCAAAAAGAACATAATATTCGCATTGGGATTGGGATTAGTTCCGGGGAAGTTGTTTCTGGAAATATTGGCAGTCAAAAGCGGATGGATTATACGGTGATTGGGGATGGGGTGAATTTAAGTGCACGGTTAGAAAGCGTAACGAAGGAATATAAATGTGATATTATTATTAGCGAATTTACTTATCAACTTTGTAGCGATCGGATATGGGTGAGAGAGTTAGATAAGATTCGGGTGAAGGGGAAAAATCAGGCAGTGGGGATTTATGAATTAATTGGCGATCGTCAGACTCCCCTAGATGCCGCGAAACAGAAATTCTTAGACTTTTATAGCGCCGGACGTGCCGCATATATCTCCAAAAACTTCTTAGAATCGATTACCCTCTTTCAATCCGCAGGCGCAATTTACCCCGAAGACCAAGCGGTGAAAATTCACATTCAAAGAGCGGAGGATTATATAAAAACGCCACCTCCAGAGGACTGGGATGGCGTCCATACGATGACAACAAAGTAA